CTTCACCTTCGGCGCAGCACAGGCGCCGCGCACCTACGGGGTCGAGCTCGGCTTCCGTTTCTGACGAAGATACGGCCCCGCCACGGGCACGGCGGGATCGCAAGGGGGAACCCAAAAAAGGGGGACGGGGGGCGGCGCAATGCACCGCCCCTTGTTCGATGATCAGAGGGATTCACGATGACGCAGGCCTTTTTCGACCACCCTTTTCTTTCGGGGCATCACCAGCCCGTGCGGTTCGAGGCGACCGCCCCTGACCTGATCGTCGATGGCGAGATTCCCGACGATCTGGTCGGCGTTTTCTACCGCAACGGTCCCGAGCCGCTCTATCCGACGCGCGAGGGCGAGTATCACTGGTTCGACGGCGACGGCATGGTCTATGCCTTTCATATCGAAGGTGGCCGCGCGTCGATGCTCAACCGCTGGGTGCGGACCGAGAAGTTCGAGATGGAGAAGGCCGCGGGCAAACGCCTTTTCGGCCTGTTCGGCAATCCGATGACCGCCGACCCGTCGACGCAGGGAAAGCGATACAACACCGCCAACACCAATATCATCGTGCATGGCGGCAAGCTGCTCGCGCTGATGGAGGGCGCGCCCGCGGTCGAGCTCGATCCGCGCACGCTCGAGACGCTGGGCGAGGAACATTATGGCGGGACGATCACCACGACCTTCTCCGCCCATCCCAAGATCGACCATCATACCGGCGAACTCGTCAATATCGGCGCGATGATCAACGGCCCGATGGGCGCCGCGCAAATTCGTTATGACGTGATTGCTGCCGACGGCAGCGTGCGCAAGGCCGAGCTGATCGACATGCCGCACAATGCGTTGATGCACACGTTCTTTCTGACCGAAAACTGGGTCGTCTTCCCGGTGATTCCGATCGACGTCGATCTCGGCCGGTTCATGAAGGGCGGCCCGATGACCGCGTGGGTCAACAATCGTCCGACCAAATTCGCCGTGATGCCGCGCGAAGGATCGGCGAGCGATGTGCGCTGGTTCGATTACGAGCCGCGCCACATGTTCCACGAGCTCAACGTCTGGGAACAGGATGGCAAGATCATCGCCGATGTCGCAGCGGCAAACGGGACAGCGCTGTTCCCCGACGAAACGGGCGTGAAACGGACGCACGGCGACACGCAGCAGAGCCTGCGCCGCTGGACGATCGATCCGCGCACCAATTCGGGGGGCAGCTGGATCAAGGAAGAGACGCTCAACGACCGCGATATCCAGTTTCCGCGTCCCGACGACCGCTTCGTCACGCGCGCGTCGCGGCACAGCTTTGCCAACATCAACCTCAACAGCCGCGACGGGCGTGCCGAAGGGATGGACGGCGTGCTGCGTTTCGACACCGTCAGCGGCACCGAAGATGTTTATCACTTCGGCAACGGCGCCTCGTGCGGCGAACTGATTTTCGCTCCCAAAGTGGGCGCGCAGGGCGAAGGCGATGGCTATGCGATGACGCTCGTTCACCGTGCCGGTGCAGCGACGAGCGAACTCGCGATATTTGCCGCGCTCGACATTGCAGCGGGACCGATCGCGACGATCCAGGTCCCCTTCCGCGTGCCGTCGGGTTTCCATTGCAATTTCTATGCTGCGGACTCCAGTCTCTATCGGCAGGCGCTGGGCGAAGCAGCATAAACCACCGTCGTCATTGCGAGGAGCGAAGCGACGCGGCAATCCAGCTTGGCGTAAACCGCTCTGGATTGCTTCGCTTCGCTCGCAATGACGGTGTTAGGCAGGAGCTAAGAGCAGGTGGAACCCAAGGTCGCAGCATTTGAACGGGTCGCCGATGTCGCGCGACGGAACGCCCGCGAGCGGCCCGACAAGATCCTGTTCCATTTCGAAGGGCGCGCCACGCGCTACGACGAATTTGACGCGAACAGCAGCCGGGGCGCGAACGCGCTGATCGCGCTCGGGCTGAAACCCGACGACCGCGTCGCGTATCTTGGCAAGAACAGCGATATCTATTTCGAGCTGGTGATGGCGGTCGCCAAGGCAGGCGGCGTGATGACGCCAGTCAACTGGCGGCTCGCGGTTCCCGAGATTGCGTGGATCATCGACAATTGCGGCGCGCGCATCCTGTTCGTCGGCCCCGAGTTCACCGACCTAGTCGCTGCAAACCGCGACGCTTTTCCGGGCGTGGAGCATGTGATCGCCACCGAAGGCGCCGCAGGCGGCTTTGCCGATTATCGGACCTGGCGTGACAGCTTCGCCGACACCGACCCCGACGTGCCGCGCGGCACAGCAGACGCGGTGATCCAGATGTATACGTCGGGCACCACCGGCAAGCCGAAGGGCGCGGTGCTCACCAACGGGTCGGTCTTGCGATCGAAACTCGACCGCGACCCCGCGCTGCAAGCCGATTGGGAACGCTGGGAAGCCGATGATGTCGGGCTCGTCGCGATGCCCTGCTTTCATATCGGCGGCACCGGCTATGGCATCACCGTGATGACCAATGGCGCGACGGGGGTGATCACGCGCGAATTCGATCCGGGCGGGGTACTCGACCTGATCGAAGCTTATGGCATCTCGAAAATCTTCATGGTGCCCGCAGCGATGCAGATCATCGTCAATCAGCAGCGCGCGCGCGACGTCGATTTTTCGCGCCTCCGCCATATCGCCTATGGCGCCTCGCCGATCCCGCTCGACCTGCTGCGCCAGTGCATCGACATCTTCCAGTGCGGTTTCGTCCAGATGTACGGAATGACCGAGACGTCGGGAACGATCGCCGCGCTGCCGCCCGAAGATCATGACCCGGCGGGCAACGAGCGGATGCGGTCGGTCGGCAAGCCGCTGCGCGGCGTCGAAATGCGCGTGATCGACGCCGACGGCAACCCCCTGCCCCCGCGTGAAATCGGCGAGATCGCGATCCGGACGCAGGCCAATATGCGCGAATATTGGGGCCGCCCCGAAGCGACCGCGGAGACGATCGACCGCGACGGCTGGCTACGCACCGGCGACGCCGGCTACACCGATGAGGACGGCTATTTCTACCTCCACGACCGGGTGAAAGACATGATCATCTCGGGCGGCGAGAATGTCTATCCGGCCGAGGTCGAGAATGCGATCTACGGCCACCCCGCGGTCGCCGACGTTGCGATTGTCGGCGTTCCCGACGACAAATGGGGCGAAGCGGTGAAGGCCTGCGTCGTGCTGCGCGACGGTGCGAGCGCCGATAGCGCCGACATCATCGGCTGGGCGCGGACACGGATTGCGGGCTACAAGTGCCCCAAGTCGGTCGACTTCATTCCCGCGCTGCCGCGCAATCCGTCGGGCAAGATCCTCCGCCGCGAACTGCGTGCGCCCTATTGGGAAGGGCGCGAGCGGCAGATCAGCTAGCCAATCTCGAGACAAAACCCCGTCATTGCGAGCGCAGCGAAGCGATCCAGAGCGTGACAAGCCGCCCTAGATTGCTTCGCTGCGCTCGCAATGACGATGGGATTTATTGCGCCTGCAGCTTCGCCATCGCCGCGCCGACCGCGGCGGCGATATCGCCTTCCTGCGGATTGCCGCGCAGCGCGAGCCCGCCGTTGGGCTGGAGATTCTCTCCCGTCACAAACGCCTCGTCGCTCGCAAGCCACAGGCACGCATTGGCAACATCCTCGGACGTGTTGAGCCGCCCGAGCGGATAACGCGGCAGGAAGGCGTCGACGAGCCCTGGCGTCGCAAAGGCGCCCTGCGTCATCGGCGATTCGGTGAACGCGGGCGACACGATATTTGCGCGAATACCCGCAGCGCCGAAATCATTCGCGACGCAGCGGACCAACGCCTCCGACCCCGTCTTGGTGCCGATATAGGCCGCATGATTGCTGATCGGCGACCGCGTCGTGGCCGACGAAATCTGGATGATCGAGCCCCCGGTCGGATCGTTCGTCAGCATCGCGCCGACAAACGCCTGCAGAAAATGATGCACCCCGGTGAATTGCAAAGCGACGATCGCCGCAAGCTCGTCCTCGGTCACGTCGAGCAGCGGCTTGAGCAGTCCCCAGCCGCTCGCGTTCATCGCAATATCGACCCCGCCCATCGTCGCCTTCGCCGCATCGGCGAGCGCGAAGACCGAGGCCTTGTCGGTGATGTCGCAGAGCGCGGCATGGCCGCCGATTTCGGCGGCGAGCGCGTCGAGGGGTTCCTGCTTGCGTCCCGCGACCATCACCGTCGCGCCCTCGCGGGCAAAGATCCGCGCCGTGATCTGCGCCATATTCCCCGCCGATGCCGCGCCGATGATGACCGCGCGCTTTCCTGCCAGCCTGCCCATAGCGATCTCCTCAGAGTTTCAAGAGTTGCTTGCCGCGGTTCTGGCCGCTGAACAGGCGCTTCAGCGTTTCGGGCGCATTCTCGAACCCATGCTGCAAATCCTCGCGATAATTGAGCCGGCCATCGAGCACGAAGCCTTCGAGCCGCTTGCGAAGCTCTGGAAACTCGTTCGCCCAGTCGAGCACGATGAAGCCCGCCATCGACCCACGGCGAAAGATCAGGTTGAAGTAATTCTGCGGCCCCGCCGGCAGCGTCCCCATCTCGTACCGGCTGATCCCGCCGCACACGGCGACGCGCGCGCCGGTGGCGATCTCGCCGAGCATATCGTTGAGGATCGCGCCGCCGACATTGTCAAAGATGACATTCACGCCGCCGGGGCAATGTTCCTTGATCTGTCCACGGACGTTACCAGCCTTATAATCGATCGCGGCATCATAGCCCGCTTCCTCGACAAGCCAGCGGCACTTGTCCTCGCCCCCCGCTATGCCCACGGCGCGGCATCCGGCGATCTTGGCGAGCTGGCCGACGACCGACCCCGTCGCCCCCGCGGCGCCCGACACCAGCACCGTGTCGCCCGCGACCGGCCGCCCGACCTTGAACAGCCCGCAATAGGCCGTGACACCCGTGGTCCCGAGCACCGATAGCATCGCGGTCGGCGGCAACCGGGTATCGATCTTCACCAGTCCTTCGCCGCTGGAAAAATGCCATTCGGTCCAGCCAGTCGAGCCCATCACCAGGTCGCCGACGGCAAAGCCCGCATGGTTGCTCTCCACCACTTCGCTGATCCCGCTGCCGCGCATCACATCGCCGATCGCCATCGGCGCGACATAGTCGGCGATATTCTCCATCCAGCCCTTCTGCGCGGGATCGAAGCCGAGATAGAGTGTCTTCAAGAGCAGTTCGCCCTCGCCGGGCGCGCCGACTTCGGCCTCGACGAGCCGGAAGTCGCCATCCTCGATTCCGCGCCCGCGCGGATGTCCGTTCAGCAGCCATTGGCGCGATGTCGGCATCGATACTCTCCCCATTATTTGCACCGAAACTGCGCCCGCGCTTGGCCTGCAACCACCGCCAAAAGTGCCAGTCGATTGAAGGGCGCCGAGGCGTAGGGTGTGATCAGGGAGAGAGACGATGCCCGAAGTCCGCCGCAGTTTTTGCCGTTTCTGCCACGCCAATTGCGCGATGCTCGTCACCGTCGACGAAGGCCGCGTCACCAAGGTGCAAGGTGATCCCGACGACCCTGTGTTCGGCGGCTATACCTGTATCAAGGGGCGCCAGCTCGCCGAGGCGCACAATGGCCCGCAGCGGCTGACGGTTTCGCAAAAGCGTGTCGGGGGCGTGTTCGAAGACATATCGATGACGAATGCACTCGACGAGGTCGGCGCGAAACTGGCGGCGATCGTCGCCGAGCACGGCCCCCACGCCGTCGCCGTCTATGGCGGTACCTACGCCTTCCAGAACAGCGCCGGGGTCGGCAGCGCGATGTCCTTCGCGCAGGGGCTCGGCACGCGCAACATCTACACTTCGGTGACGCTCGACCAGCCTGCGAAGGTCTATACGACGATGCGTTACGGGAGCTGGATGGGCGGGATGCACACGTTCAGCGAGGCCGACGTCGCCTTTTTCATCGGCAACAATCCGATCGTCTCGCACTATGGCCCGCCGGGCGGCCTGCCCCCCTTCTCGCCCTCGCGGCGCCTGCGCGATGCGCTCGAAGGCGGGCTGAAGCTGATCGTTGCCGACCCGCGGCAGAGCGACGTCGCCGCGCTCGCGCATATCCACCTGCCCGTGCGGCCCGGCGAAGATCCCGCGCTGCTCGCGGGGATCATCCACGTCATTCTGTCTGAGGGGCTCTATGACAAGGCCTTTGTTCAGCGTTACGTCGACGGTCTCGACGAGTTGCAGCGCGCGGTCGCGGGCTTCACCCCCGATGTCGCCGCGGCGCGTGCGGGAGTCGAGGAAGGCCAACTGATCGCCGCCGCGCGGATGTTCGCGAACGGGACCAAGGGCGTCGTCTCGACCGGCACCGGGCCAGAGATGGCGGGCAACGGCACGCTCACCCAATATCTGGTTTCGTCGATCAACATCATCTGCGGGCGCTTCTGCCGTGAGGGCGAGAAAAGCTCGATCCCCCGCGTCTTCACGCCGGTGACGCCGCGCCGCGCGCAGGTCGCGCCGCCGATGGCGCTCTATGGCGAGGGTTTCCCCGCCTCGCGTATCCGCGGCCTGACGCACCTCGGCATGGAAATGCCGTGCAATGTCCTCGCCGACGAAATGCTGACGCCTGGTGAAGGCCAGGTGCGGGCGCTGATCGTCATCGGTGGCAATCCGGTGGTCGCCTTCCCCGATCAGGACAAGATGACGCGCGCGATCGACGGGCTCGAGCTGCTCGTCTCGATCGACGTCAACGCCGAGTCCGCAACCGCGAAACGCGCCGATTACATCCTCGCCCCCAAAATGTGCCTAGAACGCGAGGACATCAGCAATCTCAGCGAATGGTGGTACGAGATTCCCTACGCCCGCTATACCGAAGCTATGATCGAAGCGCCCGATGGGCTGCTCGAGGAGTGGGAGATGCTCTGGGAACTCGCGCACCGCCTGGGCACCGGCATGCCGCTTGCGGGCGGAGCCTGCCCGATGGATCAGCGGCCCAGCAAAGAGACTTTCCTCGACTTGATGGTCGCGGGCTGCTCCGTCGCGCCGAGCATCGTGCGGGCGGATACCGTGGACGGCAAGGCGGTGATCTATGCCGACCGCCACCCGGTGGTCGAGGCAGGCGATCCTGACGCGCCGGGACGCTTCGACCTGACCGCGGGCGCGATGCCCGACCAATTGATCGCCTACGCCGGCGCCGCCCAGCCGACACCCGATTTTCCCTGGCGCATGGTATCGCGGCGCAGCCGGCATCGCTTCAATTCGACGGGGCAGAATCTGCCCGCGCTCCGCGCCAAGCGCACCACGAACCCCGCCTTCCTGCATCCCGACGATCTCGCGCTGATCCCCTGCGCCGACGGCGACACCGTCCGCATCCGGTCGGCGGCGGGCGAAGTCGTCGCGGTCGCGCGCGCTGCCGAAAACATGCGCCCCGGCGTCGTGTCGATGGCGCATGCCTTCGGCGGCCCCGACATCGGCCCCGACGGCGTCCACGAACATGGCGCCTCGACCAACCGCCTCGTCAGCGAGAGCGTCGCTTACGACCCCATCACCGGCCAGTCGCTGCAAAGCGCGATTCCGGTCTCCATCGTCCCGGCCTGAGGAGCCCATATGCCTGACAACCGCCGCTTCCTGCTCGTACGCCGCCCCAATGGCGAACCTGTGCCGGAAGACTTCTCTTTCGTTAGTGAACCCACGCCCGAGCTTGCCGACGGCCAGTTTCTGATCCGCAACCATTATGCCTCGCTCGACCCCGCGATCCGCGGCTGGATGGACGATGCGCCGAGCTATATGCCGCCAATCCCGCTCGGCGATCCGGTGCGCGCCTCGACCATCGGCATCGTCGAAGCGAGCAAGGCCGAAGGTTTCGCGCCCGGCCAGTGGGTGATGGGCCTCAACGGAATCGAGGATTATTCGGTCGGCACAGTCGGCGGCTTCACCCAGCCGATCGACGCCGCACTCGTGCCGTCGGTCACCAATTATCTGTCTGTGCTCGGTGCAGTCGGGATGACCGCTTACTTCGGCTATATCGACGTCTGCGAACCCAAGCCGGGCGATGTCGTGCTCGTTACCGGCGCGGCAGGCGCGGTCGGATCGCTTGTGGGGCAGATCGCGAAGATCAAGGGCGCGAGCAAGGTCATCGGCATCGCGGGCGGACCGGAAAAATGCGCCAAGCTGGTCGAACGCTACGGCTTCGACGCGGCGATCGATTATCGCGGCAAGGATCTTCAGGCACTCACGGAGGCGGTCCGCGCCGAAGCCCCCGATGGCGTCGACATCATTTTCGAGAATGTCGGCGGCGACATCCTCGACGCGGGCCTCAACAATCTGCGCCACGGCGCGCGCATCGGGCTCTGCGGCCTGATCAGCGAGTATAACAGCGTCGAAAAGATCGGTGCGCGCAACATCTGGCAGCTTATCGTCCACCGCGCTTCTATCCGCGGGCTGCTCGTCGCCGATTATATCCCGCGCTTCGCCGAAGGCGGTGCCGAGATGGCGGCGTGGCTGCAACAGGGCAAGATGGTCGCCGACGAGCATATCGACGAAGGTATCGAGAATAGCTTCGATGCCTTCATGCGGCTGTTCGCGGGAAGCAATCAGGGCAAGATGATCCTCAAAATC
This sequence is a window from Sphingopyxis sp. USTB-05. Protein-coding genes within it:
- a CDS encoding carotenoid oxygenase family protein, encoding MTQAFFDHPFLSGHHQPVRFEATAPDLIVDGEIPDDLVGVFYRNGPEPLYPTREGEYHWFDGDGMVYAFHIEGGRASMLNRWVRTEKFEMEKAAGKRLFGLFGNPMTADPSTQGKRYNTANTNIIVHGGKLLALMEGAPAVELDPRTLETLGEEHYGGTITTTFSAHPKIDHHTGELVNIGAMINGPMGAAQIRYDVIAADGSVRKAELIDMPHNALMHTFFLTENWVVFPVIPIDVDLGRFMKGGPMTAWVNNRPTKFAVMPREGSASDVRWFDYEPRHMFHELNVWEQDGKIIADVAAANGTALFPDETGVKRTHGDTQQSLRRWTIDPRTNSGGSWIKEETLNDRDIQFPRPDDRFVTRASRHSFANINLNSRDGRAEGMDGVLRFDTVSGTEDVYHFGNGASCGELIFAPKVGAQGEGDGYAMTLVHRAGAATSELAIFAALDIAAGPIATIQVPFRVPSGFHCNFYAADSSLYRQALGEAA
- a CDS encoding fatty acid--CoA ligase; its protein translation is MEPKVAAFERVADVARRNARERPDKILFHFEGRATRYDEFDANSSRGANALIALGLKPDDRVAYLGKNSDIYFELVMAVAKAGGVMTPVNWRLAVPEIAWIIDNCGARILFVGPEFTDLVAANRDAFPGVEHVIATEGAAGGFADYRTWRDSFADTDPDVPRGTADAVIQMYTSGTTGKPKGAVLTNGSVLRSKLDRDPALQADWERWEADDVGLVAMPCFHIGGTGYGITVMTNGATGVITREFDPGGVLDLIEAYGISKIFMVPAAMQIIVNQQRARDVDFSRLRHIAYGASPIPLDLLRQCIDIFQCGFVQMYGMTETSGTIAALPPEDHDPAGNERMRSVGKPLRGVEMRVIDADGNPLPPREIGEIAIRTQANMREYWGRPEATAETIDRDGWLRTGDAGYTDEDGYFYLHDRVKDMIISGGENVYPAEVENAIYGHPAVADVAIVGVPDDKWGEAVKACVVLRDGASADSADIIGWARTRIAGYKCPKSVDFIPALPRNPSGKILRRELRAPYWEGRERQIS
- a CDS encoding SDR family NAD(P)-dependent oxidoreductase, yielding MGRLAGKRAVIIGAASAGNMAQITARIFAREGATVMVAGRKQEPLDALAAEIGGHAALCDITDKASVFALADAAKATMGGVDIAMNASGWGLLKPLLDVTEDELAAIVALQFTGVHHFLQAFVGAMLTNDPTGGSIIQISSATTRSPISNHAAYIGTKTGSEALVRCVANDFGAAGIRANIVSPAFTESPMTQGAFATPGLVDAFLPRYPLGRLNTSEDVANACLWLASDEAFVTGENLQPNGGLALRGNPQEGDIAAAVGAAMAKLQAQ
- a CDS encoding NADP-dependent oxidoreductase; the encoded protein is MPTSRQWLLNGHPRGRGIEDGDFRLVEAEVGAPGEGELLLKTLYLGFDPAQKGWMENIADYVAPMAIGDVMRGSGISEVVESNHAGFAVGDLVMGSTGWTEWHFSSGEGLVKIDTRLPPTAMLSVLGTTGVTAYCGLFKVGRPVAGDTVLVSGAAGATGSVVGQLAKIAGCRAVGIAGGEDKCRWLVEEAGYDAAIDYKAGNVRGQIKEHCPGGVNVIFDNVGGAILNDMLGEIATGARVAVCGGISRYEMGTLPAGPQNYFNLIFRRGSMAGFIVLDWANEFPELRKRLEGFVLDGRLNYREDLQHGFENAPETLKRLFSGQNRGKQLLKL
- a CDS encoding molybdopterin-dependent oxidoreductase — encoded protein: MPEVRRSFCRFCHANCAMLVTVDEGRVTKVQGDPDDPVFGGYTCIKGRQLAEAHNGPQRLTVSQKRVGGVFEDISMTNALDEVGAKLAAIVAEHGPHAVAVYGGTYAFQNSAGVGSAMSFAQGLGTRNIYTSVTLDQPAKVYTTMRYGSWMGGMHTFSEADVAFFIGNNPIVSHYGPPGGLPPFSPSRRLRDALEGGLKLIVADPRQSDVAALAHIHLPVRPGEDPALLAGIIHVILSEGLYDKAFVQRYVDGLDELQRAVAGFTPDVAAARAGVEEGQLIAAARMFANGTKGVVSTGTGPEMAGNGTLTQYLVSSINIICGRFCREGEKSSIPRVFTPVTPRRAQVAPPMALYGEGFPASRIRGLTHLGMEMPCNVLADEMLTPGEGQVRALIVIGGNPVVAFPDQDKMTRAIDGLELLVSIDVNAESATAKRADYILAPKMCLEREDISNLSEWWYEIPYARYTEAMIEAPDGLLEEWEMLWELAHRLGTGMPLAGGACPMDQRPSKETFLDLMVAGCSVAPSIVRADTVDGKAVIYADRHPVVEAGDPDAPGRFDLTAGAMPDQLIAYAGAAQPTPDFPWRMVSRRSRHRFNSTGQNLPALRAKRTTNPAFLHPDDLALIPCADGDTVRIRSAAGEVVAVARAAENMRPGVVSMAHAFGGPDIGPDGVHEHGASTNRLVSESVAYDPITGQSLQSAIPVSIVPA
- a CDS encoding NADP-dependent oxidoreductase, translated to MPDNRRFLLVRRPNGEPVPEDFSFVSEPTPELADGQFLIRNHYASLDPAIRGWMDDAPSYMPPIPLGDPVRASTIGIVEASKAEGFAPGQWVMGLNGIEDYSVGTVGGFTQPIDAALVPSVTNYLSVLGAVGMTAYFGYIDVCEPKPGDVVLVTGAAGAVGSLVGQIAKIKGASKVIGIAGGPEKCAKLVERYGFDAAIDYRGKDLQALTEAVRAEAPDGVDIIFENVGGDILDAGLNNLRHGARIGLCGLISEYNSVEKIGARNIWQLIVHRASIRGLLVADYIPRFAEGGAEMAAWLQQGKMVADEHIDEGIENSFDAFMRLFAGSNQGKMILKIA